A window of Lujinxingia sediminis contains these coding sequences:
- a CDS encoding tubulin-like doman-containing protein translates to MANRQNLVVDELLTRPSNVCPTLFVGLGGCGCQIVMRVARHLKSRPDYAERYKDLTKFALIDTNINDLELHREDADESFLISDFEKEAYANLASGKLFLEADDYFTQWVPKDYRFRAGDTAGAGQIRIESRLGSYYQMKHGDLVPRFRRLLESLKRHEHGHRRLDTSEIRIVLCFSIAGGTGSGSFLPLAYMLRDQARALGKPNMLGVCVLPAVFEDKTGANKDGTFANSYAALKEVEHLMKLGSPESSFFPTDGIEFHYDPSDTSKRAVREKPFEFLYLIDKPESFSVDRPVDAAADGLYLQLFSPLFAVQAGDYDNYTQHQRFLVPHDFEAKGIPGFTSFYGSYGSAVLLVPTDGLAEYCSRAAALNIMRQSFLGAIPADPLYNSLRSHPEPFYEVTERDDEDARPVKMADFVKKEEGIRHLLRDRLFQKRVRLLARCEADAGEFGRFMAIFRHGHRLGEVPRENATWALDPERLTPDREQLADRGMNFSIGALTLEALCGPKAGAQPGLLAAARRAIEAASEELEAEVSVERNTLARDLVGRALYWSEDLKRRGQRVLDQGYTQHGIAFPGLEALLELNFLASDTEDVSLAAKRFAVLAMRDELRTEMRQPPAPTPFELDGIDDDEKIKEKDAPDLIRRLIDQAVERATHELLSHFIEQRTALRDKLAESLRILRVLEQGFDAFERDQTRQLERLREQGDHSTNQFVLDAEAFQIENGRRMWDFFYADRVATMPELAMSNPHIQQRLSGTVRDLSLRGSGSTTATLNQLFDALKSLAHTHLTRTLCGDPKIADPARRDGLTLAQALELEVVYRALYMSNLEAIQQRKDAAITEVVARYRAQPAERRIDLTEAIHQDYLRDKIRRVVNERADLLVSYDESRDQHGGVRPNHVFLAAIDESFRDTTVEHALDGANLGGMRWVKQGWHNPRQIVFYRAVLNVPLYVFGRMSEMKDHYYRFKNLSKRSKILHIDRSWENTLPDLDPDTAQEQHRQEQMRANIVNFAALWTLKDPLTRQGYIVLRDGTYLLRDPQNPTSLQSASSDTSTGFKPLGERLAPAINALPGTLDAERVKYLPYLQLLTAVREGMAPAVLQQIVTLPFQWRKNRDELRTQYGTSPSPLQQLKLSDFTDAFNRLREALDGLLEHLRNIETERITLGGDASANAAGLTPAQAGENLRQSVEILRGFQQGWQSMEQPERSTSVPPSFRSLFRPLGEDELHNTLESLRIGTSTAEPSPERTPGTRSSAALDEQE, encoded by the coding sequence ATGGCGAACCGTCAAAACCTCGTAGTCGACGAGCTCCTTACGCGCCCCAGCAACGTCTGCCCCACCCTCTTTGTGGGCCTGGGCGGCTGCGGCTGCCAGATCGTCATGCGCGTCGCGCGGCACCTCAAATCACGCCCCGACTACGCCGAGCGCTACAAGGACCTGACAAAATTCGCCCTGATCGATACCAACATCAACGATCTGGAACTTCACCGCGAAGACGCCGATGAATCCTTCCTCATCAGCGACTTTGAAAAAGAGGCCTACGCCAACCTCGCCAGCGGCAAGCTCTTCTTAGAAGCCGACGATTATTTCACCCAGTGGGTTCCTAAAGATTATCGCTTCCGTGCCGGGGATACCGCCGGCGCCGGCCAGATCCGCATCGAATCGCGCCTGGGCTCCTACTACCAGATGAAGCACGGCGATCTCGTCCCCCGCTTCCGCCGCCTGCTTGAATCGCTCAAACGCCATGAGCACGGCCACCGCCGCCTGGACACCTCAGAGATTCGCATCGTGCTCTGCTTCTCCATCGCAGGCGGCACCGGCTCCGGATCCTTCTTGCCCCTGGCCTACATGCTCCGCGACCAGGCCCGCGCGCTCGGCAAACCCAACATGCTCGGCGTCTGCGTGCTCCCGGCGGTCTTCGAAGACAAAACCGGCGCCAACAAAGATGGCACCTTCGCCAACTCCTACGCCGCGCTCAAGGAGGTCGAGCACCTGATGAAGCTCGGCTCCCCCGAGTCCTCGTTCTTCCCGACCGACGGCATCGAGTTTCACTACGATCCCTCCGACACCTCCAAACGCGCCGTCCGCGAGAAACCCTTCGAGTTCCTCTACCTCATCGACAAACCCGAGAGCTTCTCAGTCGACCGCCCGGTCGATGCCGCCGCCGACGGCCTCTACCTCCAGCTCTTCTCGCCACTCTTTGCGGTGCAGGCCGGCGACTACGACAACTACACCCAGCACCAGCGCTTCCTCGTCCCCCACGACTTCGAGGCCAAGGGCATCCCCGGCTTCACAAGTTTCTACGGCTCCTACGGCTCCGCGGTACTGCTCGTCCCCACAGATGGACTGGCCGAATACTGCTCCCGCGCCGCCGCCCTCAACATCATGCGCCAGAGCTTTTTGGGCGCCATCCCCGCCGACCCCCTCTACAACAGCCTGCGCTCCCATCCGGAGCCCTTCTATGAGGTCACCGAACGCGACGACGAAGACGCCCGCCCGGTGAAGATGGCCGACTTTGTCAAAAAAGAAGAAGGCATCCGACATCTTCTGCGCGACCGCCTCTTCCAGAAACGCGTGCGTCTTCTGGCCCGCTGTGAGGCCGACGCCGGCGAATTTGGCAGGTTCATGGCCATCTTCCGCCACGGCCATCGTTTAGGCGAGGTCCCCCGCGAAAACGCCACCTGGGCACTCGACCCCGAGCGCCTCACTCCCGACCGCGAACAGCTCGCCGACCGCGGCATGAACTTCTCCATCGGCGCGCTGACCTTAGAAGCCCTCTGTGGCCCCAAAGCCGGCGCCCAGCCCGGCCTCCTCGCCGCAGCCCGCCGCGCCATCGAGGCCGCCAGCGAAGAGCTTGAGGCCGAAGTTTCGGTCGAGCGAAATACCCTGGCCCGCGATCTCGTCGGACGCGCACTCTACTGGTCCGAAGACCTCAAACGCCGCGGCCAGCGCGTCCTCGACCAGGGCTACACCCAGCACGGCATCGCCTTCCCCGGCCTCGAAGCGCTCCTGGAACTCAACTTCCTGGCCTCCGACACCGAAGACGTCAGCCTCGCGGCCAAACGCTTCGCCGTCCTGGCCATGCGCGATGAGTTGCGCACCGAGATGCGCCAGCCCCCCGCCCCCACCCCCTTTGAGCTCGACGGCATCGACGACGACGAGAAGATCAAAGAAAAAGACGCCCCCGATCTCATTCGACGTCTCATCGATCAGGCCGTCGAGCGCGCCACCCACGAGCTCCTCTCCCACTTCATTGAGCAGCGCACCGCGCTTCGCGACAAACTCGCCGAATCCCTGCGCATCCTGCGCGTGCTGGAGCAAGGCTTTGATGCCTTCGAGCGCGACCAGACCCGCCAGCTTGAGCGATTGCGCGAGCAGGGCGATCACTCCACCAACCAGTTCGTGCTCGACGCCGAGGCCTTCCAGATCGAGAACGGCCGCCGCATGTGGGACTTCTTCTACGCCGACCGCGTGGCCACGATGCCCGAGCTCGCCATGAGCAACCCCCATATCCAGCAACGCTTAAGCGGCACGGTCCGCGACTTAAGCCTGCGCGGCTCCGGCTCCACCACCGCCACGCTCAACCAGCTCTTCGATGCCCTCAAGAGCCTGGCCCACACCCACCTCACCCGCACCCTCTGCGGCGACCCCAAGATCGCCGATCCGGCGCGCCGCGACGGCCTCACCCTGGCACAGGCCCTGGAGCTGGAGGTCGTCTACCGCGCCCTCTACATGAGTAACCTCGAGGCGATTCAGCAGCGCAAAGACGCCGCCATCACCGAAGTCGTCGCCCGCTACCGTGCCCAGCCCGCCGAGCGCCGCATCGACCTCACTGAAGCCATCCACCAGGACTATCTGCGCGACAAAATCCGTCGTGTCGTCAACGAACGCGCCGACCTCCTCGTCAGCTACGACGAGTCCCGCGATCAGCACGGGGGCGTGCGACCCAACCACGTCTTTTTAGCCGCCATCGACGAATCCTTCCGAGACACCACCGTCGAGCACGCGCTCGACGGCGCAAACCTCGGGGGCATGCGCTGGGTCAAACAGGGCTGGCACAACCCCCGTCAGATCGTCTTCTACCGCGCCGTCCTCAACGTCCCTCTCTACGTCTTCGGCCGTATGAGCGAGATGAAGGACCACTACTACCGCTTCAAAAACCTCTCCAAACGCTCCAAAATCCTCCATATCGACAGGTCCTGGGAGAACACCCTCCCCGATCTCGATCCGGATACCGCCCAGGAGCAGCACCGCCAGGAACAGATGCGCGCGAACATCGTCAACTTCGCCGCCCTCTGGACGCTGAAGGATCCCCTGACCCGCCAGGGCTACATCGTCCTCCGTGACGGAACCTACCTTTTGCGCGACCCGCAAAACCCCACCTCGCTGCAAAGCGCCAGCTCCGACACCTCCACAGGCTTCAAACCTCTGGGAGAACGCCTGGCACCCGCCATTAACGCCCTTCCCGGGACGCTCGACGCCGAGCGCGTCAAGTACCTTCCCTACCTCCAGCTCCTGACCGCGGTGCGCGAGGGTATGGCGCCCGCCGTCCTCCAGCAGATCGTTACACTTCCCTTCCAGTGGCGCAAAAACCGCGACGAGTTGCGCACCCAGTACGGCACCTCCCCCTCGCCGCTTCAACAACTCAAACTGAGTGACTTCACCGACGCCTTCAACCGCCTGCGTGAAGCCCTCGACGGCCTGCTCGAGCACCTGCGCAACATCGAAACCGAACGCATCACCCTGGGCGGTGACGCCAGCGCCAACGCCGCCGGCCTCACCCCCGCCCAGGCCGGCGAAAACCTGCGCCAGAGTGTGGAAATCCTGCGCGGCTTCCAGCAGGGCTGGCAATCGATGGAACAACCCGAACGCTCCACCTCGGTGCCCCCCTCCTTCCGCTCGCTCTTTCGCCCCCTGGGCGAGGACGAGCTCCACAACACGCTTGAATCGCTGCGTATCGGCACCTCAACCGCCGAACCGTCGCCGGAGCGAACGCCTGGCACCCGATCATCGGCTGCCCTCGACGAACAGGAGTGA
- a CDS encoding DEAD/DEAH box helicase has protein sequence MTIIALLTDIRLLLSLLNELAWRAFALTLDALSSSSPLQIAFLLVSLMVALFATACSMQSELNRTLSRAPETRINPLVLELRYTLPGIALRAFIWLITLPARMLRAFFSLFRSSSNTEALPAAVPPPVLVPTLGPSYLWAMLITAGIFLLSLALTPLLRWQLEVPAHFPLWSYLTIGHRPELAPFLPLDSYPWLATLLTSTFWLLLWWTCARIVRLTHWNDIGLNLIDRLRSPGTLTSWRTYFAASSLHDLDASFTTWARWLPLAAAPLLLVSFTALAAEPYRVNTSSFALALVALTSWSLHLTLKGLYRPSEPSEDTKPPAPEPSPQTSWLDVLDHLQTTRNLSPPSQARPPRPLPKLDFRPISREADALISPLLTELLPAPARLTAMQHDVLTHLSHSSFVHLEPPADTRSLALGQRSSSGGSRLRHRNQLVIAPEGAGKSTLGMLAALNIALTHTRSTLFIVRDDERARNTAEHLRNLLTPSTLRWNLRTRRIDSHLVEDLATGIIPDVLVCDLHELTTIILADSETFRPLLTNLGLVVVDELHAFCGPVEVHTQLAMRRLDLRLRALRRSDGADEHLAPLFLMLATETMDNLPTFARALCGVDAAPRIFTLHPQHHTVPTPGTRETSPSNLTPGTDASHAPEDSPNTTSSPGQHIIYDLDAFTTTGGHPLSAFDIIAACETRAVPWHWRTAGDDRAHLGRAPLPLREEPLHHVDDPLYARVVFIEGHATSVTRQLNALQRAGALLSLPHLSGSYTSGEHAPGDATSPPGNPVALITIIDPIERLALDHLPPSDGLAPDLEHLDRPAPRIDPHILATLPRPFLRPPAGELIRRHLASELTQHTTEVASLLDVFGNDIAPLLRTLARRGELLLDPRTAISQTTRTYEELLYVRALESSLTPEHATTDGSLPFPVTQVEVASPHHVCLRERTTLIELGRIDSHSARFLYYPGRIFESIHGRHIVVAYADDQAAQGAFNVGDVIVEPFLGDDRTSPIRRIHVDLIAAPDEGFTPERHFLGEQPLGLAHFPVQCRLHHRATRRLAPDSARIRERIYPRTNNEQPPRMRTRALGLFPNLEADASLTLASARLLAAALRVIIPLVYRGADSAITTALSVANSTHESSIPHDHLLATTDAIFFIDLHSDGNGASRSIERDGVSLLLRLAWNLLANLASTHALLNAHDDWDAPLSDEEASNALQGALSWLQDHIHDGNRS, from the coding sequence ATGACCATCATCGCTCTCCTGACTGACATCCGATTGCTGCTCTCCCTGCTCAACGAGCTGGCCTGGCGCGCCTTCGCCCTCACCCTCGACGCCCTATCCTCATCCTCGCCACTCCAGATCGCCTTTCTCCTCGTCTCACTTATGGTCGCGCTCTTTGCGACCGCATGCTCTATGCAGTCCGAGCTTAACCGCACACTGAGCCGCGCCCCCGAAACCCGCATCAATCCTCTTGTCCTGGAGCTTCGTTATACCCTTCCAGGCATCGCCCTGCGCGCCTTTATCTGGCTCATCACCCTGCCGGCGCGCATGCTCCGCGCCTTCTTCAGCCTCTTCCGTTCCAGCTCCAACACAGAGGCGCTCCCGGCCGCCGTCCCTCCGCCGGTCCTCGTCCCGACCTTAGGACCGAGCTACCTGTGGGCGATGCTCATCACCGCTGGCATCTTCCTGCTCTCCCTGGCCCTCACGCCACTTCTACGCTGGCAGCTCGAAGTTCCCGCCCACTTCCCCCTCTGGTCCTACCTGACCATCGGCCACCGGCCCGAACTCGCACCTTTTCTTCCGCTGGACTCCTACCCCTGGCTTGCCACCCTGCTCACCTCCACCTTCTGGCTCCTGCTGTGGTGGACCTGCGCTCGCATCGTCCGCCTGACCCACTGGAACGACATCGGTCTCAATCTCATTGACCGCCTTCGATCGCCGGGCACCCTCACCTCCTGGCGCACCTACTTTGCGGCCTCTTCCCTGCATGACCTCGACGCCTCCTTCACGACCTGGGCACGCTGGCTACCTCTTGCCGCCGCGCCTCTCCTCCTGGTCTCCTTTACCGCCCTGGCCGCAGAACCCTACCGCGTCAACACCTCCTCCTTCGCCCTGGCACTGGTCGCGCTGACCTCCTGGAGCCTTCATCTGACCCTCAAGGGTCTCTACCGCCCCTCTGAACCCTCCGAAGACACGAAGCCTCCAGCCCCCGAACCCTCCCCGCAGACGAGCTGGCTCGATGTACTCGACCACCTGCAGACCACACGCAACCTGAGCCCCCCCTCCCAGGCCCGACCTCCGCGTCCCCTGCCCAAACTCGATTTCCGCCCGATCTCCAGGGAGGCCGATGCACTGATCTCACCGCTGCTCACCGAACTTCTGCCAGCACCGGCTCGACTCACCGCCATGCAACACGACGTCCTGACCCACCTCTCCCACAGCTCTTTTGTCCATCTTGAGCCGCCTGCCGACACCCGCTCCCTGGCCCTGGGACAACGCTCTTCTTCGGGCGGCTCCAGGCTCCGACACCGCAACCAACTTGTCATCGCCCCCGAGGGTGCCGGCAAATCCACCCTCGGCATGCTCGCCGCCCTCAACATCGCCCTGACTCATACCCGCAGCACCCTCTTTATCGTGCGCGACGACGAGCGAGCCCGAAACACCGCCGAACACCTGCGTAACCTGCTTACTCCCTCCACCCTGCGCTGGAATCTGCGGACCCGACGCATCGATAGTCACCTCGTCGAGGATCTCGCCACCGGCATCATCCCCGACGTGCTCGTCTGCGATCTCCACGAGCTCACCACCATCATCCTGGCCGATAGTGAGACCTTCCGCCCCCTGCTCACAAACCTGGGACTTGTCGTGGTCGACGAACTCCACGCGTTCTGCGGCCCGGTCGAAGTCCACACCCAGCTCGCCATGCGCCGCCTCGACTTGCGCCTGCGCGCCCTTCGCCGCTCCGACGGCGCAGACGAACACCTGGCACCGCTCTTTCTGATGCTCGCCACCGAAACCATGGACAACCTCCCCACCTTCGCCCGTGCGCTCTGCGGCGTCGACGCAGCCCCCCGTATCTTCACGCTTCATCCCCAACACCACACCGTCCCAACGCCTGGCACCAGGGAGACATCCCCCTCCAATCTGACGCCTGGCACCGATGCATCACATGCCCCCGAAGACTCACCCAACACCACGTCTTCGCCCGGCCAGCACATCATCTACGACCTCGACGCCTTCACCACCACCGGGGGGCACCCCCTCTCGGCGTTTGACATCATCGCAGCCTGCGAAACCCGTGCCGTCCCCTGGCACTGGCGCACCGCCGGCGACGACCGAGCCCATCTCGGCCGCGCGCCCCTTCCACTCCGCGAAGAGCCGCTCCACCACGTCGACGATCCCCTCTATGCTCGCGTCGTCTTCATCGAAGGCCACGCCACCAGCGTGACTCGCCAACTTAACGCATTGCAGCGCGCCGGCGCCCTCCTCTCTCTTCCACATCTCTCCGGGTCCTACACATCCGGCGAACACGCACCAGGCGATGCGACCTCTCCCCCTGGTAACCCCGTCGCACTGATCACCATCATCGATCCGATCGAACGCCTGGCACTCGATCATCTTCCTCCGTCCGATGGCCTGGCACCCGATCTTGAACACCTCGATCGCCCCGCACCACGCATCGATCCCCACATCCTTGCCACTCTGCCTCGCCCCTTTTTACGCCCCCCCGCTGGCGAACTCATCCGACGCCACCTCGCCAGCGAACTGACTCAGCACACCACCGAAGTCGCTTCGCTACTCGACGTCTTCGGCAATGACATCGCCCCCCTTCTACGCACCCTGGCCCGTCGCGGCGAACTTCTGCTCGATCCCCGTACCGCCATCTCGCAGACCACCCGCACCTACGAAGAGCTTCTCTACGTCCGCGCCCTGGAATCCTCCCTCACCCCGGAGCACGCCACCACCGATGGCTCTCTGCCCTTCCCGGTCACTCAGGTCGAAGTTGCCTCCCCGCACCACGTCTGCCTGCGCGAGCGCACCACGCTGATCGAGCTCGGTCGCATCGACTCCCACAGCGCTCGCTTCCTCTACTACCCGGGCCGCATCTTTGAATCGATCCACGGCCGACACATCGTTGTCGCCTACGCCGACGACCAGGCAGCCCAGGGCGCATTCAACGTCGGCGACGTCATCGTCGAACCTTTCCTCGGCGATGACCGCACCTCCCCGATCCGACGCATTCACGTCGACCTCATCGCCGCCCCCGATGAGGGCTTTACCCCCGAGCGGCACTTTTTGGGCGAGCAGCCCCTGGGCCTGGCACACTTCCCGGTACAATGCCGCCTCCACCATCGCGCAACCCGACGCCTGGCACCCGACTCCGCCCGTATCCGCGAGCGCATCTACCCGCGCACCAACAACGAACAGCCCCCCAGAATGCGCACCCGTGCCTTAGGCCTCTTCCCCAACCTGGAGGCTGACGCCTCTCTGACCCTGGCCTCCGCGCGCCTGCTTGCAGCCGCCCTACGCGTGATTATCCCACTGGTCTACCGCGGCGCCGACAGTGCCATCACCACAGCGCTCAGCGTCGCCAATAGCACCCACGAGAGCAGCATCCCCCACGACCATCTCCTCGCCACCACCGACGCGATCTTCTTTATCGATCTTCACAGCGACGGGAACGGTGCCAGCCGATCGATCGAACGCGATGGCGTCTCCCTCTTGCTACGCCTGGCCTGGAACCTCTTGGCCAACCTCGCCTCCACCCACGCGCTACTCAACGCACACGACGACTGGGATGCCCCTCTCTCCGATGAAGAAGCCTCCAACGCCCTTCAAGGCGCGCTGAGCTGGCTTCAAGACCACATCCACGACGGCAATCGCTCATGA
- the hutI gene encoding imidazolonepropionase, with translation MGYVIRAAQLLTMPQDVAQLSQYGDGGEERDDAIVGLIEDGCVLVEDETIAWVGPWSERPKAARGEAVDVFETAVAMPGWIDCHTHAVFAGERSQEFAWRNAGKPYVEVLEEGGGILTTVEAVRQASSQELTDTLVRRAFLSVRQGVTTLEVKSGYGLTTADEIKCLKAVQRAQKEVPCELVGCFLGAHAVPAEYRDRREAYVDLVCEEMIPKVAKGGYAAYCDVFCDRGAFSAEEAERILKCGQEYGLVARIHADEITDAGGAMVAAKVGASSADHLEFVNPEGIEAMAAAGVVGVLMPAVNLFLGTLDHLAPARALLNAGCEVALATDFNPGSAMTQDLGTILMLGCTLYKLTPGEALRSITAGAAKALRRTDIGGLRAGARADVACFDVPHYRYLTYHFGQIHTEAVIYRGNFVYWTEEADVEE, from the coding sequence ATGGGATATGTGATTCGGGCCGCGCAGTTGTTAACGATGCCGCAGGACGTGGCGCAACTATCGCAGTATGGGGACGGGGGCGAGGAGCGCGACGACGCCATCGTTGGGTTGATTGAAGATGGCTGCGTGCTGGTGGAGGATGAAACGATCGCGTGGGTGGGACCATGGAGTGAGCGACCGAAGGCAGCTCGGGGTGAGGCGGTTGATGTTTTCGAGACCGCTGTAGCGATGCCCGGCTGGATTGATTGTCATACGCATGCCGTCTTTGCCGGGGAGCGCTCTCAGGAGTTTGCCTGGCGTAATGCGGGAAAGCCCTACGTCGAAGTGCTGGAAGAAGGGGGGGGGATATTGACGACCGTGGAGGCCGTACGGCAGGCGTCGAGTCAGGAGTTGACCGATACGCTGGTGCGGCGGGCGTTTTTGTCGGTACGTCAGGGGGTGACAACGTTGGAGGTCAAGAGTGGTTACGGACTTACGACTGCCGATGAAATCAAGTGTCTGAAGGCGGTGCAGCGGGCTCAGAAGGAAGTGCCATGTGAGCTGGTGGGGTGTTTTCTGGGGGCGCACGCGGTGCCAGCTGAGTATCGCGATCGCCGGGAGGCGTACGTCGACCTGGTGTGTGAGGAGATGATCCCGAAGGTGGCGAAAGGGGGGTATGCGGCATATTGCGATGTGTTCTGTGATCGGGGAGCGTTCAGTGCTGAGGAGGCAGAGCGCATTTTAAAGTGTGGTCAGGAGTACGGTCTGGTAGCTCGAATTCACGCCGATGAGATCACTGACGCGGGGGGGGCGATGGTGGCGGCGAAGGTCGGAGCGTCGAGTGCGGATCATCTGGAGTTTGTGAATCCGGAAGGCATCGAAGCGATGGCTGCGGCCGGTGTGGTGGGGGTGTTGATGCCGGCGGTGAATTTGTTTCTGGGGACGCTCGATCACCTGGCACCGGCGCGGGCTCTGTTGAATGCGGGGTGTGAGGTTGCGCTGGCAACGGACTTTAACCCGGGGAGTGCGATGACGCAGGATCTGGGGACGATTCTGATGCTGGGTTGTACGCTCTATAAGTTAACTCCTGGCGAGGCTCTGCGCTCCATCACTGCGGGGGCAGCCAAGGCGCTGAGAAGGACAGATATCGGGGGGCTTCGTGCCGGAGCTCGGGCCGATGTGGCGTGTTTTGATGTGCCGCATTACCGCTATCTGACCTATCACTTCGGGCAGATCCACACCGAAGCGGTGATTTACCGAGGCAACTTCGTCTACTGGACGGAAGAGGCTGACGTGGAGGAGTAG
- a CDS encoding transposase — protein sequence MGRPLRIQDPSYCYFVTNRCFQERFFLTPTPEINALILGWLARSAKRYNVKIFFFLFMSNHFHMAVRAPHENLHNFMGYFQCNLAHDVNRLLKRTGSLFERRYSAEPMLDGDAMMAKWRYTMTNPVEANLVSHVRFWPGESSYQAHLDQTPISAVWTDRDKLRAMRRRKSHNPDDEVLADQHIELHLAPLPFLEDHTPAQRARFFKRSLSAHTRVLTKHRNEHDQKVLGALNIRTQSPFDRPKNPTRSPRPLCHTRCTIRRNTYRKLVREVTEAYRAANALWREGLLPTFPPGTIPPGWSCTTSAPDITPPYSSTSASSVQ from the coding sequence ATGGGACGCCCTCTCCGCATCCAGGACCCCTCATACTGCTACTTCGTAACGAACCGCTGCTTCCAGGAGCGCTTCTTTCTCACCCCCACCCCCGAGATCAACGCTCTGATCCTGGGTTGGCTAGCTCGCTCGGCCAAACGCTACAACGTCAAAATCTTCTTCTTTCTCTTCATGAGTAATCACTTCCACATGGCTGTACGCGCCCCCCATGAAAACCTCCATAACTTCATGGGCTACTTCCAATGCAACCTGGCCCATGACGTCAACCGACTCCTCAAACGCACCGGCTCCCTATTCGAGCGCCGCTACAGCGCCGAGCCCATGCTCGACGGCGACGCTATGATGGCAAAGTGGCGCTACACCATGACCAACCCCGTTGAAGCCAACCTCGTCTCCCACGTCCGCTTCTGGCCCGGCGAATCGTCCTACCAGGCCCACCTGGACCAGACTCCCATCAGCGCGGTGTGGACCGACCGCGACAAACTACGTGCCATGCGCCGTCGCAAGAGTCACAACCCTGACGACGAAGTCCTGGCCGACCAGCACATCGAGCTTCATCTAGCCCCCCTGCCCTTTCTTGAAGACCACACCCCGGCCCAACGCGCTCGCTTCTTCAAGCGCTCACTGAGCGCCCACACCCGCGTGCTCACCAAACATCGCAACGAGCACGACCAAAAGGTCCTGGGCGCCCTCAACATCCGCACCCAGAGCCCTTTCGACCGTCCCAAAAACCCCACCCGCTCCCCGCGCCCCCTCTGCCACACCCGATGCACCATCCGGCGCAACACGTATCGCAAGCTCGTCCGAGAGGTCACCGAAGCCTACCGCGCCGCCAACGCGCTCTGGCGCGAGGGGCTTCTTCCCACGTTCCCCCCGGGAACCATTCCCCCCGGCTGGAGTTGCACAACCTCCGCCCCCGACATCACTCCACCCTACTCCTCCACGTCAGCCTCTTCCGTCCAGTAG